Proteins encoded by one window of Candidatus Caldatribacterium sp.:
- the yajC gene encoding preprotein translocase subunit YajC yields the protein MSFFLSVAHAAQEVASSPLPSSPQAAPNVFAQLLPLLFIIAIFYFLLIRPQQQRQRTQQELWKSLKKGDRVVTIGGIHGVITQVDENEVVLEVAKDVRIRFSKTAIASKK from the coding sequence GTGAGTTTTTTCCTTTCCGTAGCTCATGCTGCACAGGAAGTCGCTTCTTCTCCGCTTCCTTCTTCTCCTCAGGCAGCACCAAATGTCTTTGCCCAGCTTCTCCCCCTCCTTTTCATCATCGCCATTTTCTACTTCCTCCTCATTCGGCCTCAGCAGCAGAGGCAACGTACCCAGCAGGAACTCTGGAAGAGCCTCAAGAAGGGGGATCGCGTGGTCACCATCGGCGGTATTCATGGAGTAATCACCCAGGTCGACGAGAACGAAGTAGTTCTTGAGGTTGCCAAGGACGTTCGCATCCGCTTCTCTAAGACTGCTATCGCCTCGAAGAAGTAA